From Maylandia zebra isolate NMK-2024a linkage group LG11, Mzebra_GT3a, whole genome shotgun sequence, one genomic window encodes:
- the LOC101467373 gene encoding free fatty acid receptor 3-like: MVSTVRTEIILSVYIISFLIGLPCNLLALYAFSTKICSKLRPTDILLLNLTISDLLFLVILPFKMHEAASGMKWDLPNFMCSITSFTFFSTIYTSSLLLMAVSVIRYIGVAFPITYHLLQKPVYAIVISVAVWLISSAHCSIIFIIQHHPSLASNNSNACYEQFSEKQLKILLPVRLEIFFVLCLIPLLICVYCSLRCISILYSLSGISQMQKQKAIGMASGTLAVFLICVLPFSLSHLVGYIQGLSPEWRYYMLLLSCFNTCIDPIIFYFSSSTFRFSSETLIFRKWFTFLGLKRNNSTTN, encoded by the coding sequence ATGGTGTCTACAGTGAGGACTGAGATCATTCTCTCAGTTTACATCATTTCATTCCTGATCGGCCTCCCCTGTAATCTCTTGGCTCTCTATGCGTTTAGTACCAAGATCTGTTCCAAGCTACGTCCAACAGACATCCTGCTGCTTAATTTGACCATCTCCGACCTGCTGTTTTTGGTCATCCTTCCTTTCAAGATGCACGAGGCAGCATCTGGTATGAAGTGGGATCTTCCCAACTTCATGTGCTCCATCACTTCCTTCACCTTTTTCTCCACAATCTACACCAGCTCATTGCTGCTGATGGCAGTCAGTGTGATCCGCTACATAGGAGTAGCATTTCCTATCACCTATCATCTACTGCAGAAACCTGTGTATGCAATTGTTATCAGTGTTGCTGTTTGGCTCATCTCATCAGCACACTGCAGTATCATTTTCATCATCCAGCATCACCCATCTCTGGCCAGCAATAACTCCAATGCATGTTATGAACAGTTTTCAGAGAAGCAGTTGAAGATCCTCCTCCCAGTACGTCTGGAGATTTTCTTTGTACTCTGCCTCATACCTCTTCTTATTTGTGTTTACTGCTCCTTGCGCTGCATCTCGATTCTGTACAGCCTATCCGGGATATCCCAGATGCAGAAACAGAAGGCCATTGGCATGGCCTCAGGGACTCTTGCTGTGTTCCTCATTTGTGTTCTGCCATTCAGTTTATCTCATTTAGTGGGTTACATCCAGGGACTAAGTCCAGAGTGGAGGTACTACATGTTGCTTCTGAGCTGTTTCAACACCTGTATCGATCCCATCATCTTCTACTTTTCCTCGTCCACCTTTCGCTTCTCAAgtgaaacactcatttttaggAAGTGGTTCACTTTTTTAGGACTGAAAAGGAACAACAGCACCACTAACTAA